tgggacgttttataaagaatatgtttaggacatgtcctctctaactgggatgttttatAAAGAACATGTTTAGGACgtgtcctctctaactgggacgttttagaaagaatatgtttaggacatgtcctctgtaactgggacgttttataaagaatatgtttaggacatgtcctctctaactggaacgttttataaagaatatgtttaggacatgtcctctctaactgggacgttttagaaagaatatgtttaggacatgtcctctctaactgggacgttttataaagaatatatTTAGGACATGTcttctctaactgggacattttgggacagattggtgggattgctgatGCAAACAACCCGGGGCGGATTTCCTTTCATCCCATAATGCACCTGTGGTGTAGTCAGACTgtactccacagcactgtggagatagagcTGGGCATGAGAGACTACTGTGTAGTCCAAGAGTCCAAACTCCAAGTCCACAGAAACATGTTGTCTTCAGCCCATTCTGTGCATGCTACCTTAACTGTAGCATGGAGGAGCATCTGACTTTAACTGTCCCTCAGTGTCCCAGAGGTGCAGCTGCGACcggatgtttttaaaatgctggAGATGCATATGTTTGACTCACCCCACTCTGTCAGGAACTCGGCAGCGTATCTGTAGATGAGGTTCATGACCTCAATGACCACGGCGTAGATTATAGAGGGGATGAAGAGCAGGACTCCTGTCCAGAAGCTGGGCTCCTGGTCGTGGATGGACAGCGCCCATCCCTCCATCTGGAAATAGATCATCATGACGTAGAGGGACAGGTAGAGACAGAGCAAGACAAAGGGCAGTGACACCAGGTAGATCCGCAGCAGCCTCTTGGCGTGGGGGTAGAGTGGCTCCTCGCGGCCCGTCACAGGGTTGAACCCGAGGATGCCGTGGAAACCAGGCCGAGGTTCTTCAAAGGCCTTCTTCCTGCTCAGCGTGCCCCAGCGGTAGGCCAGCGAGGCGCTGCAGCGCTTCCAAAGCTGGTGGTGGAACGTTACTCAGCTTTCACATGATCGATATTCATTCAACACGGTATTACACTCCTGCCATGCACCAGCTGCTCTATCGGCTGCTCTATCACAATGTGTCAGATCCCTACATGCAGACGCAGTCCCTACCTCCAGGATCACAGTGCACCACACCAAGTTGAATGCAGCAAAGACCACATATTTGTCGTAGTCCTCCCAGTCAAACAGATAGTAAGGCACCCCAATGAGAGCCATGGGCACCAGGGCAAAGGTGAAGTACTCTAGGAAGCCAAAGTACAGGGCCTGGCCCTCCCCATAGTAGTGTCTGATGTCGTCTGCAGAACAAAGGAACGTCAATGACAAGGTGCAACGGGAAAACCATTATAATTAAAAGTTAACTGAATTTCCTgatattaaaaagaagaaaaacactgtgTGAACAGTACCCCTCTGGGCATCAGAACCCATATCAACCATGTGCTGATCTCAGACAATGACAGAGAACTGGTGTTTCTTCAGCTTACCCAGAGGCTGAAGGGACAACTTCACCTTCCCATACCAGGAAAAAGACAGACGCTTAAGTTCCTCCTTATCGTGCAGGGGAAATACCTGGACCAGAATCCCCTTGGACTGCAGTCTGCGGACTGACATGGGAACAAGAAAACAGCCTGTTTCCTCCTGTGTGCCCAGCCTCCTTCAGAACCAGACTGACTGCTGTCTGTGCTGCAGCTAGTTACGTGAAGCTCTATTTGCTCAAAGTTTGAATTTTTGCAAGACGTTTCACTGACTTTTGAGTGACATAAAACCATTTCCTTTCCTGACTCTTGTTTGTCTGAACTCACTTGTCTAACCACATGAACATGAAGCTTCATTTTCTCAGCAGACAATAGCTGTGAGCACAATGCACCAGCTAAAGCAATCACTTCTATTGTCTCATACAGAGCCTCAGCAAAGCTCCATCACTTCCTCTGCCTTTTTCTGAGTGCATCATTTGTCCAAAGTGATTACATTCTGCTTTAATACCATTTGACGAATAAAGGCGCTGAATAGAGGACTCTATCTCTACTGCACGCTCATTGTTTCTTTATCTCGCCTCAGAGTATCTCActgcatttgcatatttattgtttctatactgcagagagacagagagagagagacatggtaATATTAGGTACAACACTCACTAATGGACTTCCCAGGGTAGAGCTTGACCTCAGAGTGTCCCGGAATATGAGTCTCGTGCCTGGCCCGTAATGTGTCCAGCAGGTGTTTAATGATGTACTGACACTCGGCCATACTGAGGAAGGAGTCCCCGTCCCCTGGGAAGACACAGCAGAGACATGTTAACAAACTGGGAGCTATGCTGCAGTCACACTGGCTCAGCTACACTCAGGGACCAAAGTTAACTCTTTTGTCCGCCAGCCACATGGCTaagtgaatgttcaaatttgaccagccactcaatagattacCACTGTTTTTTGGCTGATGGATTACAGCTGTTTAAGATAGACTCTATTCTGTGGCAGAAACACTAACAGAACAGAAATGATGCCGCTGCTCCGGGACTTTACCTTGATAGTCCTTGAAGTCCTGTTTGTTGGCGCAGGTGAAGCCTCTCATGGATCCATCGTTGAACTCCTTGAAGAGGCCCACATCCTCAGCCCCGGAGAGCAGCCTCTGCCACGTACCCCCTACCAAAAACACGTTGGGGTTCTCCTTCTCCTGAGCGTCCACTCCCGGGCCCAGCTGCTCCACCAGAAGCTCCGCACCTGGGACACATCAGGACACACTCAGTAACACTGAATGGGCCGGGAACAGAGGGGAGTAATGAGAGCTTCCACACCTCCATTCTGCTGCTGGTCTCTGATCCGGCTCAGTAACCATGCGATAGCTTCTGGGTTAGTGTCTGAAGCCAGCTCCAGCACCACCAGAGGAGTGAACCTGGAGCCACTGTTGTCAGCTGGCGGCCCCTGCACCATCGTCTCCTGTCCCAGTGAGACAGACAAAACGTCCTGGGGCACTGCTCAGAGAGGAAttacaataaattacaaaacatatgATGTTCTATCCTGGTATAAAAAAGACTACCATACAGGATTTAATTGTAAAAGTTGAAAGGGATAGAAGAGATCTAT
The genomic region above belongs to Etheostoma cragini isolate CJK2018 chromosome 6, CSU_Ecrag_1.0, whole genome shotgun sequence and contains:
- the ano10a gene encoding anoctamin-10 isoform X2 gives rise to the protein MVQGPPADNSGSRFTPLVVLELASDTNPEAIAWLLSRIRDQQQNGGAELLVEQLGPGVDAQEKENPNVFLVGGTWQRLLSGAEDVGLFKEFNDGSMRGFTCANKQDFKDYQGDGDSFLSMAECQYIIKHLLDTLRARHETHIPGHSEVKLYPGKSIIRRLQSKGILVQVFPLHDKEELKRLSFSWYGKVKLSLQPLDDIRHYYGEGQALYFGFLEYFTFALVPMALIGVPYYLFDWEDYDKYVVFAAFNLVWCTVILELWKRCSASLAYRWGTLSRKKAFEEPRPGFHGILGFNPVTGREEPLYPHAKRLLRIYLVSLPFVLLCLYLSLYVMMIYFQMEGWALSIHDQEPSFWTGVLLFIPSIIYAVVIEVMNLIYRYAAEFLTEWENHRLESSYQNHLVLKVLVFNFFNCFASLFYIAFVMQDMVLLRQSLATLLITSQILNQLMEAFLPYWLQRRRNKKMMRKVQKRRTLEDKELPLAEQVRLEADMSTYLGTFDDYLELFLLFGYVSLFSCVYPLAAVLVVLNNITEVYSDAFKMCRVFKRPFSDPAANIGVWQLAFEAMSVIAVVTNCSLIGMSPQVKAYFPDSESQLILWTVAIEHALLAFKFILSFLIPDVPKPIQISLARLEFESLEALKKKKMLEASEPSEPAK
- the ano10a gene encoding anoctamin-10 isoform X1 translates to MVQGPPADNSGSRFTPLVVLELASDTNPEAIAWLLSRIRDQQQNGGAELLVEQLGPGVDAQEKENPNVFLVGGTWQRLLSGAEDVGLFKEFNDGSMRGFTCANKQDFKDYQGDGDSFLSMAECQYIIKHLLDTLRARHETHIPGHSEVKLYPGKSIIRRLQSKGILVQVFPLHDKEELKRLSFSWYGKVKLSLQPLDDIRHYYGEGQALYFGFLEYFTFALVPMALIGVPYYLFDWEDYDKYVVFAAFNLVWCTVILELWKRCSASLAYRWGTLSRKKAFEEPRPGFHGILGFNPVTGREEPLYPHAKRLLRIYLVSLPFVLLCLYLSLYVMMIYFQMEGWALSIHDQEPSFWTGVLLFIPSIIYAVVIEVMNLIYRYAAEFLTEWENHRLESSYQNHLVLKVLVFNFFNCFASLFYIAFVMQDMVLLRQSLATLLITSQILNQLMEAFLPYWLQRRRNKKMMRKVQKRRTLEDKELPLAEQVRLEADMSTYLGTFDDYLELFLLFGYVSLFSCVYPLAAVLVVLNNITEVYSDAFKMCRVFKRPFSDPAANIGVWQLAFEAMSVIAVVTNCSLIGMSPQVKAYFPDSESQLILWTVAIEHALLAFKFILSFLIPDVPKPIQISLARLEFESLEALKKKRPLRGGKCWKRRSPVSRLSEEERRPYSRHLTQL